DNA from Flexistipes sp.:
TCTGAAAAGTCGGTTAGAATCTTTCCGTTTGAAATGAGTTCAGTTTTAGCCTGGCTTAGAGGAGTTGCAGCGCTTACACTGTCAAAATTAAAATTTTCTATTATTGGAGTTGGTTTTATCCATGAAGTCATTTGTGCGGGCCATGAAATTAGAAGAAAAACGCGTGCCACTAGTGCCGGATTGAACGGATTTTGCCCGAGACCCCCGAACACCTGTTTCCCCACTACTATTGCGATAAAACTTCCTATCAGTATAAGCCACCACGGTGATGCGGGAGGAAGGTTCATAGCAAGGAGAATAGCAGTTACCAGTGCGCTGTTGTCATCCAGGGTGATCCTTCTGCCTCTTATTTTTAAAAACAGAGCTTCAAAAGCCAGAGTGAAAATAATGGTTAATATGTATGTTTTCAGAGCAAAAAAACCGAAATAATAGATAGATACTGCAATAGCAGGAATGAGTGCATATATTACATTGAGCATTATTTTATCTGTCTGTACGCTGTCTCTGATATGCGGGGAAAAGGTTACCAGCAGTTTATTTTCACTCATTTATTTTCCCTTTCTTTAACGATATTCATTACCTGTCTTTTTCCTGTTTTAAAATACCCCACTAAGGGTCTGCGGGCAGGGCATACATAACTGCAGCAGCCGCATTCTATACAATTTAAAACGTGCCAGTCCAGAAGCCTTTCATAAAGTTCGCTTATTGCAAACTGCTCCATAATTGCCGGAACCAATCCCATCGGACAAGCGCTTACGCACCTGCCGCAGCGTATACAGTTTGTCATTTTAAGGCTTGGGAGATCTTCTTTCCTGAAAACAATAACTCCGCTCGTAGCTTTTGAGACAGGCATGTCAGTGGTATTTGCGGAAAACCCCATCATAGGTCCGCCGATAACAATTTTTTCCGGCTCACCCACATATCCTCCGCAGGCATCAATGAGTTTTGATACCGGGGTTCCTATCTTAACAAGCAGGTTTTTTGGTTCTTTAACGGCTCCGGTTACTGTGACCGCTCTTTCCGTAAGGGGTAAACCGTTTTCAACTGCATCGTATAAGGCTTTGCAGGTTGCCACATTGTGAACTATGACCCCCACTTCCAAAGGAAGTTTTCCTTCCGGGACAATTCTTCCCAAGACTGAGAGGATAAGCTGTTTTTCACCACCCTGGGGATAAACTGTCGGGAGAGCTTTGACTTCAAAATTGAATCCGTGTATGTATTTATTGAAAGCTTTTATTGCCTCAGGTTTATTATCTTCCACAGCAATAATCAGTTTTTCTATTTTCAGCTCATCCTGAATAATCTTTGCGCCTTTTATGATTTCTTCGGTGCTTTCAATCATCAGCCTGTAATCACACGTGAGGAACGGCTCGCATTCGGCACCGTTAATAATTAAGGTGTCAATTTTTTTTGGAGGAGAAAGCTTAACATGGGTAGGAAAAGTAGCTCCGCCCATTCCCACTATTCCGGCTTCCAGTATTAAATCCTGAAATTTCTTACCGGTGTCTATTTGTTTTGGAGAATCTTCCGGGTTGGATATTTTAATGTTAATTCCTTTGACTTTTCCGGTCAATGGACTGTTCAGATTTCCAATGGAAACAACTTCCCCTGTGACAGAACTGTGTATATTAGTGCTTATAAAACCTTTACTGGCACCTATTTTTTGACCGCATAAAACCTGTTCTTTCTTTTTGACCAGTTCCTGCGCCGGGGCGCCAATATGCTGGCTAAGCGGTACAGAAACAATTTCGTCTTTTTCGTAAGATAACTTTTCTATCGGCTTATCTGCTGTCAGTGTTTTTTTATAGTCTGGATGAATACCGCCGATAAATCCGTTTGTCATTGTGCGAAGTCCCCTTATTTGTCAGAATTAACGTTAAATAGGATGATATCTGTTTCGCTTAAGATATCATCAGCAAGCTTGTCTTTATAGTATTCTTCAAAAACAATACGCTTTATTCCTGCATTGACAATCATTTTGGTGCATATTGAGCAGGGTTTTGTGTTTGTATACAGTGTTGAGTCTTTAATGCTTGTTCCGTGATGGGCTGCCTGAATTATGGCATTCTGCTCCGCATGCAGTCCGCGGCACAGTTCATGCCTTTCTCCGGAGGGTACATTAAGTTGTTCCCTTAAACAGCCTGTTTCAGAGCAGTGGGTAATTTTTGACGGAACTCCGTTATAGCCGGTGGCAAGTATATGATTGTTTTTTACAATCAATGCCCCCACCTGTCTTCTCAGACAGGTGGAACGTTTTTTGACAACATTTGTTATTTCAAGAAAGTATGAATCCCAGTCAGGTCTCAATATAAATCACCTTTGTACAGAGGAAATCTGGCACACAGCTCAAGGACATCTTTTTTCACATTTTCTATAGTTTTTTCCGAATCAATCTCATCCAAAACATCTGCAATCATATTTCCTATTTTTTCCATCTCCGGTTCCTTCATTTTTCTTGTGGTAACAGCAGGTGTACCTATTCTGATTCCACTTGTTACAAAAGGGCTTTGAGTTTCAAAAGGAACGGTATTTTTGTTTACTGTGATGTTGGCTCTACCCAGCGCTGACTCAGCATCTTTACCGGTTAACTCTTTGTCAGTGAGGTCAAGGAGCATAAGATGATTATCCGTACCGCCTGAAACAAGTTTGTAGCCCCGTTTGTTCAAAGTTTTTGCAAGCATTTTAGAATTTTTTACTATTTGAGATTGATACTGCATAAATTCATTCGTCATTGCCTCTTTAAACGAAACTGCTTTTGCTGCAATGGTATGCATTAAAGGGCCGCCCTGCATTCCAGGGAATACTCTGGAATTGATTTTTTTGGCCAACTCGGCGGTGGAAAGAATCATACCGCCTCTGGGACCCCTCAATGTTTTATGCGTTGTTGTTGTAACTATATCGGCATACGGAACAGGATTAGGATGTTCACCAGCCGCAACAAGGCCTGCAATGTGGGCCATATCAACCATTACGTATGCACCAACCTCATCGGCTATCTCTTTGAATCTTTTGAAATCTATTATTCTCGGATATGCGCTTGCACCAACAACTATCATTTTGGGTTTATGTTCCAGTGCAAGTTTTCTGACATTTTCGTAATCTATCTGTTCCGTTTCTTTATCAACACCGTAAGATACTACATTAAAAAATCTGCCGGAAAAGTTTACAGGACTGCCGTGTGTCAGATGTCCGCCGTGGGTTAAATCCATTCCAAGGATGGTGTCGCCTACGTCCAGAATTGCAAAATATGCAGCAATGTTCGCCTGGCTCCCCGAATGTGGCTGTACATTTGCATGCTCTGCACCAAAAATCTTTTTGGCACGCTCAATGGCAATATTTTCAGCAATATCTACAAATTCACATCCACCGTAATATCTTTTACCGGGATATCCCTCTGCATATTTATTTGTCAGAACAGAACCCTGTGCTTCAAGGACGGCCTTGCTCACAAAGTTTTCACTTGCAATAAGTTCCAGATGCGTTTCCTGTCTGTTTACCTCTTTTTCCAGCGAGTCGTAAACCTCGGGATCAAATTTTTTAACAGTTTCGTAAATATTCATTAAACACCCTCTTTGTTTTTAAGATATTTGCTCCAGAAATCTACTGCCAAGGCATCTATCTTTTCAATTCTTCTCAAGTGTCTGCCACTTTCAAACTGAGTGTTAAGCCAGGCTGAGACAATTTTTGAAGCAGTTTCGAAATCCGTAGTCCTGCCGCCGAAAGCTAAAATATTTGCGTTATTATGCTCTTTGCTCATTTTAGCGGAATATTCGTCCCAGCAGAGGGCGGCTCTGATTTCGGGAAAGCGGTTGGCAGTGATTGAAATACCGATCCCTGTACCGCACATAATTATCCCTCTGTCTACTTCATTGTTTAAAATCCCCATTACAACTTTGTATGCGTAATCAGGGTAATCAACTGAATCGCCGTTATTTGTTCCGTAATCGATTACTTGATAATTGTTCTCTTTAAGAAACTCTGTAATTTTTAACTTTAAATTAAAGCCCCCGTGATCGGAGGCTATGCCTATAATGTTATTTGCTTTATTCATCAAAATATATCCTGATTGTTTTATTTTAACCTTATAATTAATATAACCGCCATCGTCAAGAACTTTACGTCAGTATTAAGTGTTAAGCGCTAAGTACTAAGTACTAAGTACTAAGTACTAAGTACTAAGTAGCAAGAGCTAAGATTTATACATTTTACTTGAAAATTTTACAGCAAAAAATATAAACTTAAAACTTAAAACTTAACACTTAACACTTAACACTTAACACTTAACACTATACCTTTATATCCACATCCATCCCGATAAAGCTTTTATATTTATTTATCAAAGGTTCCACCTCATTATTTATGAAATCCTCCACCTGGGATTCTGATCTGCCGGTGAAATCGGATGGATTTAAAAGGTTATTTATATCATCTGAATCCAAAGGAATCCTTTTGTCAGCAGCGAGCATATCTAAAAGGTTGTTTTCGAGGCCTTCATTTTTTACTTTTGACGCAGCTTTCATTGAATTTTCTCTTATGACCTCGTGCATCTCCTGTCTGCTGGCACCTTTTTTTACAGCTTCCATAATAATGTTTTCTGTTGCCATGAAAGGAAGTTCTTCCATCACATGTTTTTCTATCATCTTTTCATAAACTACCAATCCGTCAGTGACATTGTACATAAGATCGAGTATTGCATCTGCTGTAAGAAAGGATTCGGGAATGCTGATTCTTCTGCCGGCAGAATCATCAAGAGTTCTTTCAAACCACTGTACCGCATGCGTCATATAAGGATTAGTGGAAAGCGCTATTATATGACGGGAAAGCGAACATATGCGTTCTGTCCTCATCGGATTTCGTTTGTAAGCCATAGCGCTGGAGCCGATCTGTTTTTTTTCAAAAGGTTCCTCAATTTCTTTCATATTCTGCAGAAGGCGGATATCTGTGGCCATTTTGTGAGCTGATTCAGCTACCCCGGCTAATGTTTTTAAAATTCTGGAATCCTGCTTTCTGGTATAGGTTTGGCCGGTGATTTTTAATACTTTGTCAAATCCCATTTTTTGGGAAACCAGCTGATCAAGTTTTTTTACTTTCTCATGATCGTTTTCAAAAAGCTTCAGGAATGAAGCCTGGGTGCCCGTTGTTCCCTTTACACCTCGGAATCTTAGCTCATCTATTTGAAATATCAAATCGCCGGCATCAAGCATTAAATCCTGGATCCACAGACATGTACGTTTGCCGACAGTTGTTAATTGAGCAGGCTGAAAATGTGTAAAGCCGAGTGTGGGAATATTTTTATATTTTAATGCGAATGTCTTAAGATTATTTATTACGTTTATTAACTTTTTCAGGGTAAGTTCTGCAGCTTCTTTCATTACTATAAGATCTGTGTTGTCACCAACAAATGCGCTTGTAGCCCCCAGATGAATAATTGGCATAGCTTTGGGACAGGCTTTGCCGAATGTATGAACGTGCGCCATTACATCGTGGCGGAACTCTTTCTCTTTTTCTTTTGCGTAATCAAAATCAATATTTTCGATATTTCTTTTCATTTCATCAATTTGCTCATCAGTGATATTGAGCCCCAATTCTTTTTCCGCTTCAGCCAATGCTATCCACAGTTTTCTCCAGGTGGTGAATTTTTTGTGAGGGGAGAAAATATACTGCATGTTTTTACTTGCATATCTTTCATTCAAAGGGTTTGAATAAGTTTTCAGATTGTCCATGACGACTCCTGCTTTATAAGTTTTAAGTTCTAAGCGCTAAGCAATGAGAAGTAATGTCAGCTTACTTACTACTTAGTACTAAATACTTTTTTTTAAATTGTTTATTAGTCCGCTTAGCATTTTTAAAATTTCATCCGATTCATTAATCCAAATATTCCCAGTTTCATTGTCTATATAGCCAATTTCATTTCCTATATGTATCTGTGTGATAAGCTCTGCACACGAACCCTTTGCGATATCCAGGAATTTTATGCTATCCTTTTTGGAAGCTTTTTCCATTTCTTCGGCTATATTTGAAGCTATGGATAAGCTGCTTCTTGTAATTTGGTCTTTAAATCCATAATCTTTAGAATCCTGCAAATATTGATAGATACTGACTGATAGTCGACAGCTTCTTTGCCAAACGTCAAGATTTTCACACTTCACAGCTTTATCCCCTTAGCACTTAACACTTAACACTTAACACTTATTAACTTTCTTCTGCCAATATCTTGCCTTATCTTTTATCGCCTGTTGATCAATAAAAGTCAATTTTCCGTTTTCCATAAGCTGACGGCCGTTTATGAAAAGATCTGTAATATTTTCAGGGTTGGCTGAATATATGAGATGGGATACGGGGTTGTAAACGGGCAGGGTGTTAATGTCATCCAGATTCATTACGAAAAAGTCAGCACAATTTCCTTCTTTCAGCTCTCCCATATTCCTAAGTTGTAAGCTCTTTGCAGCATTTCTGGTGGCCATATTCAGCACTGATTCTGCATCAAAGACAGTAGCGTCTCTGTTCAGTGCTTTGTGTATTTTAGCCATAGTAGAC
Protein-coding regions in this window:
- a CDS encoding RnfABCDGE type electron transport complex subunit D: MSENKLLVTFSPHIRDSVQTDKIMLNVIYALIPAIAVSIYYFGFFALKTYILTIIFTLAFEALFLKIRGRRITLDDNSALVTAILLAMNLPPASPWWLILIGSFIAIVVGKQVFGGLGQNPFNPALVARVFLLISWPAQMTSWIKPTPIIENFNFDSVSAATPLSQAKTELISNGKILTDFSDASAYFLGNIGGSLGEISAIALILGGLYLIYKKIISWHIPVSYLASFLIIVIPYWLFFPDKSLSPFIHLFTGGLMLGAFFMATDMVTSPITKKGQIIFGVGCGVLTAVIRLFGGYPEGVSFAILIMNAFVPLIDYYIRPESLGEAEKV
- the rsxC gene encoding electron transport complex subunit RsxC, which produces MTNGFIGGIHPDYKKTLTADKPIEKLSYEKDEIVSVPLSQHIGAPAQELVKKKEQVLCGQKIGASKGFISTNIHSSVTGEVVSIGNLNSPLTGKVKGINIKISNPEDSPKQIDTGKKFQDLILEAGIVGMGGATFPTHVKLSPPKKIDTLIINGAECEPFLTCDYRLMIESTEEIIKGAKIIQDELKIEKLIIAVEDNKPEAIKAFNKYIHGFNFEVKALPTVYPQGGEKQLILSVLGRIVPEGKLPLEVGVIVHNVATCKALYDAVENGLPLTERAVTVTGAVKEPKNLLVKIGTPVSKLIDACGGYVGEPEKIVIGGPMMGFSANTTDMPVSKATSGVIVFRKEDLPSLKMTNCIRCGRCVSACPMGLVPAIMEQFAISELYERLLDWHVLNCIECGCCSYVCPARRPLVGYFKTGKRQVMNIVKERENK
- a CDS encoding deoxycytidylate deaminase, with the translated sequence MRPDWDSYFLEITNVVKKRSTCLRRQVGALIVKNNHILATGYNGVPSKITHCSETGCLREQLNVPSGERHELCRGLHAEQNAIIQAAHHGTSIKDSTLYTNTKPCSICTKMIVNAGIKRIVFEEYYKDKLADDILSETDIILFNVNSDK
- the glyA gene encoding serine hydroxymethyltransferase; the protein is MNIYETVKKFDPEVYDSLEKEVNRQETHLELIASENFVSKAVLEAQGSVLTNKYAEGYPGKRYYGGCEFVDIAENIAIERAKKIFGAEHANVQPHSGSQANIAAYFAILDVGDTILGMDLTHGGHLTHGSPVNFSGRFFNVVSYGVDKETEQIDYENVRKLALEHKPKMIVVGASAYPRIIDFKRFKEIADEVGAYVMVDMAHIAGLVAAGEHPNPVPYADIVTTTTHKTLRGPRGGMILSTAELAKKINSRVFPGMQGGPLMHTIAAKAVSFKEAMTNEFMQYQSQIVKNSKMLAKTLNKRGYKLVSGGTDNHLMLLDLTDKELTGKDAESALGRANITVNKNTVPFETQSPFVTSGIRIGTPAVTTRKMKEPEMEKIGNMIADVLDEIDSEKTIENVKKDVLELCARFPLYKGDLY
- the rpiB gene encoding ribose 5-phosphate isomerase B yields the protein MNKANNIIGIASDHGGFNLKLKITEFLKENNYQVIDYGTNNGDSVDYPDYAYKVVMGILNNEVDRGIIMCGTGIGISITANRFPEIRAALCWDEYSAKMSKEHNNANILAFGGRTTDFETASKIVSAWLNTQFESGRHLRRIEKIDALAVDFWSKYLKNKEGV
- the purB gene encoding adenylosuccinate lyase, translated to MDNLKTYSNPLNERYASKNMQYIFSPHKKFTTWRKLWIALAEAEKELGLNITDEQIDEMKRNIENIDFDYAKEKEKEFRHDVMAHVHTFGKACPKAMPIIHLGATSAFVGDNTDLIVMKEAAELTLKKLINVINNLKTFALKYKNIPTLGFTHFQPAQLTTVGKRTCLWIQDLMLDAGDLIFQIDELRFRGVKGTTGTQASFLKLFENDHEKVKKLDQLVSQKMGFDKVLKITGQTYTRKQDSRILKTLAGVAESAHKMATDIRLLQNMKEIEEPFEKKQIGSSAMAYKRNPMRTERICSLSRHIIALSTNPYMTHAVQWFERTLDDSAGRRISIPESFLTADAILDLMYNVTDGLVVYEKMIEKHVMEELPFMATENIIMEAVKKGASRQEMHEVIRENSMKAASKVKNEGLENNLLDMLAADKRIPLDSDDINNLLNPSDFTGRSESQVEDFINNEVEPLINKYKSFIGMDVDIKV
- a CDS encoding four helix bundle protein; translation: MKCENLDVWQRSCRLSVSIYQYLQDSKDYGFKDQITRSSLSIASNIAEEMEKASKKDSIKFLDIAKGSCAELITQIHIGNEIGYIDNETGNIWINESDEILKMLSGLINNLKKSI